The Dreissena polymorpha isolate Duluth1 chromosome 10, UMN_Dpol_1.0, whole genome shotgun sequence genome includes a region encoding these proteins:
- the LOC127848200 gene encoding zinc finger protein 239-like yields MGKSLNEDKCFTRRMLMLYLKYSALVAINTGEELLVWYEEEFARELCLIRDKNVYSYSSKNSGHLEIHMRKRTGERQYTCEVCGYLCKQICNLKTHMRIHSGERPYKCEECGYACKQNGALKRHMRTHTGERKYKCEVCGYLCKESDNLKTHMRIHTGQREYKCGVCGYECKRSGNLKTHIRIHTGERPYKCEVCGYEFKDSDALKKHMRIHSGERPYKCEECGYACKQSSALKRHMMIHTGERPYKCGECGYECKCSGDLKRHMMIHTGERPYKCKECGYECKRGGVLRNTRGYIQEREILYTCKMCDFSCKNRGHLQRHMMIHTGENPYTCGM; encoded by the coding sequence GAGAGGAGCTGCTGGTCTGGTACGAAGAAGAATTCGCCAGAGAACTTTGCCTCATCAGAGACAAAAACGTGTACAGCTATTCCAGTAAAAACAGTGGTCACTTAGAGATACACATGAGGAAACGTACAGGAGAAAGACAGTACAcgtgtgaggtgtgtggctatttatgtaaacagatttgtaacttgaagacacacatgaggatacattctggagaaagaccgtacaagtgtgaggagtgtggttatgCTTGTAAACAAAATGGTGcattgaagagacacatgaggacacatacaggagagagaaagtacaagtgtgaggtgtgtggctatTTATGTAAAGAGAGTGATAAcctgaagacacacatgaggatacatacaggacaGAGAGAGTACAAGTGTGGGGTGTGTGGCTATGAATGTAAACGTAGTGGTAACCTGAAGACACACAttaggatacatacaggagagagaccgtacaagtgtgaggtgtgtggctatGAATTTAAAGATAGTGATGCtttgaagaaacacatgaggatacattctGGAGAAAGACcttacaagtgtgaggagtgtggttatgCTTGTAAACAAAGTAGTGCAttgaagagacacatgatgatacatacaggagaaagaccgtacaagtgtgggGAGTGTGGCTATGAATGTAAATGTAGTGGTgatttgaagagacacatgatgatacacacaggagaaagaccgtacaagtgtaaGGAGTGTGGCTATGAATGTAAACGTGGTGGTGTTTTAAGAAACACACGAGGATACATACAAGAGAGAGAGATACTGTACACGTGTAAGATGTGtgatttttcatgtaaaaacaggGGTCACTTGCAGagacacatgatgatacatacaggagaaaaccCGTACACGTGTGGGATGTGA